In the bacterium SCSIO 12741 genome, AGGAGCTTATTCATTTTATCCTAATGCTTCGGGATATTTCCCAAATTAAGGAAGCTGAACATAATCTGAGCCTGCACCAACAACGATTAAAAAGAGCCCAGCAATTGGCCAAATTGGGCGAGTTTGAATTTGATGTTAAATCCCAGAAAACCTACTGGTCTGACACCTTGATTAAGTTGTTGGAGCTGGAGCCCAAGCAATTAAATAGTCTGGATGATTTTAGCAAACTACTGGAAGATGGGGAAAAATGCGTTTGGGCAGAAGCTTTGCAACGAACACTTGATAATGCAGAGCAACAACACTTTCACCTTAACTATACACTTCCCGATGGTGAGATCCTGAACTTGATGGTCAATTTAAGCCTCGAGAAAAAGGACAATCGATTGTTCTTGTTAGGAACTCTGGAAGATGTAACCGAGCTGGAAGAAGCCAAAAGTAAATTGGAGCAAGCCCTCCTCAAGGCCGAAGAAAGTGCTCGGGTAAAACAGGAATTTCTGGCCAACATGAGCCATGAAATTCGCACACCGATGAATTCCATCTTGGGATTCTCCCGATTGATGTTGCGATCTCAGCAGCTCAATCCGGAGTTTACCGAATTTGCTCAAGCCATATACGAATCTGCGGAGAAACTCCACATTGTGCTGGATGAAATATTGAATGTTGCCCGCTTGGAATCCAGTGATTTAACCTTGGATAGGCATCACATTCGATCTAATGATTTTATTGCGTCTCTGCAAAAGCTTCATGAGCGGAAAGCCAGAGAAAAGGGCTTGACCTTGGAATTGGTACTTGATTCCGATTTCCCTGAAGTGATGCTTACCGATCATGTCCGGGTTTTTCAGGTACTGTCTAACCTTTTGGACAATGCCATTAAGTTTACCGATGAGGGTAAAATCCGGATTTCGGCGAAAGCGTTGCGCAATACCCCAGAAGGATTTGTCGCCTGCTTTATTGTAAAGGATACCGGAATTGGAATTTCGAAGGAAGCCATTCAAGAAATCTTTGAATCGTTCAAACAGGCAGATAGTTCCATTTCCCGACGCTACGAAGGTGCCGGATTGGGATTGTCCATCGTTAGGCGATTGATCCGACTACTCAATGGAACCATATCGGTTAAAAGTGAGCCGTGGGAAGGTTCTGAGTTTATTTTGGAAATTCCCATGCTTCACGGTGATCCAGAACAGATTGTAGGTCCTTATGAGGATGGCGATGAAGCAGCGAAACAACTGGAAGGACTTCGGGTACTGTTGGTAGAAGACAACCGAAACAATCGCCTGTTGGCCCAGAAATTCCTCAATGATTTAGGCATGAAATCCGATGAGGCCCTCAACGGTATTCAGGCCATAGGAAAGGTACGGGAGCACAATTACGATTTCATCCTGATGGATATTCAAATGCCTGAAATGGATGGTATAGAAGCCACTAAGCTTATTCGAAAAATGCCTGGGGTAATGAGTCAGGTGCCTATTATCGCGTTAACCGCCCACGTACTCAAGGATGAAATCGATTCTTATCAAAAAGTAGGCATGAATGCCGTTATCAACAAACCCTTAAAAAAAGGAGAACTAATCGCCACTATGCTCAACCTGAAATCTGATCCGAACCAAACACCGGAGTTTGAAACTTCTACCACGGATAACTCTAACGATTCCGATTACACCACGATAAACCTTAAAGGTCTGTTAGCCATTTCGAGAGGAGATCTGGACTTTATTCAGGAAATGATCGAAGCCTATTTCGATGATATGCCGGTATACCTAAGCGAGTTTAAATCAGCCTTTCATGCGAAGGATATTTCCCTTTTAGGCAAGATGGCTCATAAAATGAAATCCCCTTTGAATATAGTAGGGATTACGGCTATTGATGGCAAGTTGGATTACCTGGAAAACCTTCCGGGTGAAGATAATCTGGATGCAGAGGTATGGACTGATCTTGAAACAACGGTTCAACAGATAGAAGAAACCATAACCAAAGGTTCAGAGGAACTTGAGGATTACCGGGAAAATACGTTGAATTCGAATTAACGCTGAAGGTCAACAGAGCCTTTCAACTTCTTTTGGTTTC is a window encoding:
- a CDS encoding response regulator, with amino-acid sequence MQKVDIQEKIELIEQVISSALVPTAICNEQGQVLGMNNAFVQLTGRSHSDWSGLKVDSWFTVLTPTEESLEQLIRFDTPFEVRPINEPISSTFVVSPQYLFPDQKNRLVLLRFHESRQKQGYLEELRKLSLSASQSLSSILLVDTELVILWNNSQFHRKFNPVNTELIGKTIFDIVAFNDHNRGVLDRGIKTVKESGNAVQLELEPDSNQEEPCWYSLDISPAYNDDKELIHFILMLRDISQIKEAEHNLSLHQQRLKRAQQLAKLGEFEFDVKSQKTYWSDTLIKLLELEPKQLNSLDDFSKLLEDGEKCVWAEALQRTLDNAEQQHFHLNYTLPDGEILNLMVNLSLEKKDNRLFLLGTLEDVTELEEAKSKLEQALLKAEESARVKQEFLANMSHEIRTPMNSILGFSRLMLRSQQLNPEFTEFAQAIYESAEKLHIVLDEILNVARLESSDLTLDRHHIRSNDFIASLQKLHERKAREKGLTLELVLDSDFPEVMLTDHVRVFQVLSNLLDNAIKFTDEGKIRISAKALRNTPEGFVACFIVKDTGIGISKEAIQEIFESFKQADSSISRRYEGAGLGLSIVRRLIRLLNGTISVKSEPWEGSEFILEIPMLHGDPEQIVGPYEDGDEAAKQLEGLRVLLVEDNRNNRLLAQKFLNDLGMKSDEALNGIQAIGKVREHNYDFILMDIQMPEMDGIEATKLIRKMPGVMSQVPIIALTAHVLKDEIDSYQKVGMNAVINKPLKKGELIATMLNLKSDPNQTPEFETSTTDNSNDSDYTTINLKGLLAISRGDLDFIQEMIEAYFDDMPVYLSEFKSAFHAKDISLLGKMAHKMKSPLNIVGITAIDGKLDYLENLPGEDNLDAEVWTDLETTVQQIEETITKGSEELEDYRENTLNSN